The Pelosinus sp. IPA-1 genome includes the window TTAAATCCAATAGAGTAAAGATAGGAAAAGTAATATACGGTACGTGAGAAAAAAAAGTTAGTGGCATATAAGAGTATCTATTTTTTAGTTGAAATATCAACTAAAAAATAGTAGAATATAGTTAGTTGATATTTCAACAAAAAGTAATATCATGGGGGAATTGATATTAGTAAGCTGAAAAATAAAGTGCTACGAGAAGTTGGTATGCTGGCTCGCTGTATCCAATCGATTAGTGATATTAAATATCGGGACATCAAATTACAAAGAGGTCAGTTTATCTTTTTGACTCGTATCTGTGAATGTCCAGGTATCAATCTAATTGAACTTTCCAATATTCTCAAAGTTGATAAGGCAACAACAACGAAGGCAATACAAAAACTGATGGAAGAGAATTATGTTGTGAGGGAACGCAATAGTGCAGATAAAAGAATGTGGCATTTGTTTCCTTCTGCAAAAGCCCAGGAGTTTTATCCTTATATCATCCAACAAGAAAACTGCAATATTGAAAGTTGTTTTACTGGATTTAGTCCTGAGGAAAAAGATACTGTATATCATTTGCTCAAGAGAATGCGTGAAAATATTGAACAAGACTGGAAGGAATTAAAAAAGGGTAAAGAGGATTTAGAATAAAGAGTGTTTAAGGAGAGGTTAAA containing:
- a CDS encoding MarR family winged helix-turn-helix transcriptional regulator, whose product is MLREVGMLARCIQSISDIKYRDIKLQRGQFIFLTRICECPGINLIELSNILKVDKATTTKAIQKLMEENYVVRERNSADKRMWHLFPSAKAQEFYPYIIQQENCNIESCFTGFSPEEKDTVYHLLKRMRENIEQDWKELKKGKEDLE